From one Lotus japonicus ecotype B-129 chromosome 3, LjGifu_v1.2 genomic stretch:
- the LOC130744187 gene encoding uncharacterized protein LOC130744187: MMFGILIITSKINFGGSTQWQHQTQCSQPIQLDNSIHAFQPNQVNEENHCTTSNPLHILEPPHLMKINLEHQISPIASPFNHQNPMQNLLQYNGGFTLNRKQLEPSSATQSLSLLFSNSEGILNFNLSSLLSSRPSSSSPSTLNSSSSTIFVKGTKEDERDTYGSNMFMYNISNGLNDSGLL, encoded by the coding sequence ATGATGTTTGGAATACTAATAATTACCAGCAAAATCAACTTTGGTGGGAGCACACAATGGCAGCATCAAACACAGTGCTCCCAACCAATTCAGCTTGATAATTCTATCCATGCCTTCCAACCAAACCAGGTCAATGAAGAAAACCATTGTACTACATCTAATCCATTGCATATATTGGAACCACCCCATCTCATGAAAATAAACTTAGagcatcaaatctctccaattGCTAGTCCTTTTAACCATCAAAACCCAATGCAAAATTTGTTGCAGTACAATGGAGGTTTCACATTGAATCGAAAACAGCTTGAACCATCATCAGCTACACAATCTTTGTCTTTGCTTTTCAGTAACAGCGAGGGAATTCTGAACTTCAATTTAAGCTCACTTTTATCTTCCAGGCCTTCATCTTCTAGCCCTAGTACCTTGAATTCATCATCTTCCACAATATTTGTCAAAGGAACCAAAGAAGATGAAAGAGACACTTACGGCAGCAACATGTTCATGTATAACATTTCAAATGGCTTGAATGACTCTGGAC